The following are from one region of the Epinephelus fuscoguttatus linkage group LG11, E.fuscoguttatus.final_Chr_v1 genome:
- the hsf2 gene encoding heat shock factor protein 2, with amino-acid sequence MKHNSNVPAFLTKLWTLVEDADTNEFICWSQEGNSFLVLDEQHFAKEILPKFFKHNNMASFIRQLNMYGFRKVMHIDTGIVKQERDGPVEFQHPYFKHGQDNLLENIKRKVSNTRPEENKIRQEDLTKILASVQSVHSKQENMDVRLATLKRENEALWREISDLRQKHAHQQQLIKKLVHFIVTLVQNNRILNLKRKRPVLMNSNGKKPKYIHQMYDDKVCVEQSSVSSLSGVKSSEMSDDVIICDVTDNDAEVGAEITEESPRAYEQGDVEIVEVELDSCAVLPAETEVSTTRTDDIKQTEDGVSAVAAAAAAAAADDSQRSSASDGSGPTSSAVQLNKLSGLNFEDPVKMMDSILNENGAISQNINLLGKMELMDYLDSIDCSLEDFQALVFGKQFGIDALEESISSKENPTQLNRGKTEEANTDKQLIQYTSCPLLAFLDGCISHPELELAAGGSSSSSSAASSYNTHLQPSSSCSDSVEDEPPSELLENSLESKQLARSSLIRLEPLTEAEASADTLFYLCELSPPAVEADSTLLDKV; translated from the exons ATGAAACACAACTCCAACGTCCCGGCTTTCCTCACCAAGCTGTGGACGCTTGTCGAGGATGCAGACACCAATGAATTCATCTGCTGGAGTCAG GAGGGCAACAGTTTCCTGGTGTTGGATGAGCAGCACTTTGCCAAGGAGATCCTGCCCAAGTTCTTCAAGCACAACAACATGGCAAGTTTCATCAGGCAGCTCAACATGT atgGATTCCGTAAAGTGATGCACATTGACACAGGCATTGTGAAACAGGAGAGAGACGGTCCAGTGGAGTTTCAGCACCCCTACTTCAAACATGGACAGGACAACCTGCTGGAGAACATCAAACGGAAG GTTTCTAACACTCGGCCAGAGGAAAACAAGATTCGACAAGAAGACCTGACCAAGATCTTGGCGAGTGTTCAGAGTGTTCACAGCAAACAGGAGAACATGGACGTCAGGCTGGCAACACTCAAGAG GGAGAATGAAGCTCTGTGGAGGGAGATCTCAGATCTGAGACAGAAACATGCCCACCAACAACAGCTCATCAAAAAG CTGGTACACTTCATCGTCACATTGGTACAGAACAATCGCATCCTGAATTTAAAACGCAAAAG GCCAGTTCTCATGAACAGCAATGGAAAGAAGCCCAAATACATTCATCAGATGTATGATGACAAAGTGTGTGTGGAACAG TCGTCTGTCAGCAGTCTGAGTGGTGTTAAGAGCTCGGAGATGTCAGATGACGTCATAATCTGTGACGTGACTGACAATGATGCCGAGGTGGGAGCTGAGATCACAGAGGAGTCACCCAGAGCCTACGAGCAAGG TGATGTAGAAATCGTGGAAGTAGAGTTGGACAGCTGTGCGGTGCTGCCTGCTGAGACGGAGGTGAGCACCACCCGCACAGATGACATCAAACAGACAGAGGATGGTGTgtcagcagtagcagcagcagcagcagctgcagcagcagacgaCAGCCAGAGGAGCAGCGCTTCAGACGGCAGTGGACCAACCAGCAGCGCCGTGCAGCTCAATAAACTCTCAGGCCTGAATTTCGAGGACCCCGTCAAGATGATGGACTCCATACTCAACGAGAACGGAGCAATATCACAGAACATCAACTTGCTGGGCAA gaTGGAGCTGATGGACTATCTGGACAGTATTGACTGCAGTCTGGAGGACTTCCAGGCCCTGGTTTTTGGAAAACAGTTTGGCATTGACGCACTAGAG gaaaGTATTTCCTCCAAAGAGAACCCCACACAGTTAAACAGAGGCAAGACAGAGGAAGCCAACACAG ACAAGCAGTTGATCCAGTACACCTCCTGCCCCCTGCTGGCTTTCCTCGATGGCTGTATTTCTCATCCAGAGCTGGAGCTGGCCgccggcggcagcagcagcagcagcagcgccgCCTCCTCCTATAACACCCACCTCCAGCCCTCTTCCAGCTGCAGTGATTCTGTGGAGGACGAGCCACCCTCAGAGCTGCTTGAAAACAGCCTGGAGTCGAAGCAGCTGGCCCGCAGCTCCCTGATCCGCCTGGAGCCTCTGACGGAGGCGGAGGCCAGTGCCGACACACTCTTCTACCTGTGTGAACTGAGTCCTCCCGCAGTGGAGGCCGACTCCACCCTGCTGGACAAAGTGTGA